CACTTCCCTCACCATTCACTACTGCATTCCCTTCAGTCTTGTTAATTTCAATTCCTGTTTCCTTTTGAACTTCTTCAAAAATGCTCATAAGTTTTGTCTCTCCAATATCTTCAATGAGAGTTTTCAGGTTTTTAGAATATTTCTTAAGCTTCTCAACATTCTCTTGGTAATCTTCTAAGTCCCTATATAATTCCAGTCCAAGAAGGCTATCCACAACAAAGAGTTCAGGCCTTTCAATTTCTTCCTTTATTTCAAGTAAATCCTCTGGATATTTGGAATTTACAACTCCTTTATCTATTAGTTCGAAGTTCTTTTCGAGCTTATCTTTGATTGAGTGAAGTATTCCCAATGCGTTGACAACAATTGGGGTGAGTCGTTGTTTTTTCATTTCTTCTAAAGACTGTTTTGTAGCATGTGTCTGGAGTGCCACATAAAACACCATTAACACTGTCGCCATTGCAGACAATCCCAAAATAATATTGCTCGCATCGGGGGATGTACTCTTTTCTGGATTGGCTGACCGTCCTATCCAATATGAAATTAAAATTATAAGCGAGATAGTTACCCCTGAAATTACAAAAGTATACCAATCCTGTATTTTCCAGTCAGATTCAGCGAGAGAGAGCACAAGTATTGCACCACCAATCAAAACTCCAACTAGCCAATAGGGATAATTCCAAGTCCCAGTACCTAATACTATTATCACGCCACAAAATATTATGAGTACAAAAACAAGCAGTATATCCTGTGTCTTCGAATTATTTTTCTTATCCATATTTTAAAACTCATCAACAGGATTATTTAAGATTTTCCAAATCTAAAGTTTTGTAGATTGTTATTCAGAATATTTAGTCCAGAGTAGCATGTCTCTGAGCTAATACTTATAATGAGACTTTGATTCAAAACTTCTCGTGAGGAATGAACTTTTTAAAATCAACAACGCTTTTAGAAACAGACTTCGTCCCCGTCAATGTTTTACAAAGCAAAAATTCTTGTGGGTCGTGGGGGCATTAGCCCCCAGTAGATGAGAAGAAAGTGAGGTGTGGAGCGAAGCTCCACTATGGGGGTTTGAGAGTACAGAGAGATAAGGGGGCTTTGCCCCCTTGTCTTTCGTTGTGGCGGGCCCGGCGGGATTCGAACCCGCGACCTCCGGCTTAGAAGGCCGGCGCCCTATCCTGCTAGGCTACGGGCCCTCGGGAACTAATCACCAGAAAGGTGTTTATAAAGATTGCGGTAGTTAAAAGAAAGAGAGAAAGCTCACGGATAGAGCCTTGTTGGGGTCCTTGGGAACAGGGTTGCCCATCTAACGTGGTCAAGATTGAGAATCCATGCAACTACTCTCTCGACACCAAGCCCAAAGCCGCTGTGCGGAACGCTTCCATACTTTCTGAGATCAAGATACCACTCGTAGTCCTTTGGATCCATGCCCTCTTCTAAAATACGTTGCACAAGTTTGTCGTAATTATCTTCTCTCTGTGAACCACCAATTACTTCACCATACCCCTCAGGTGCAAGCATGTCAGCTGCCAAGACCTTTCTTGGGTCTTCTGGGTCTTCTTTCATGTAGAATGCCTTGATGTGCTTTGGATAGCCATAGACAAAGAACGGCCTGTCGAATTCTTCCGTCAAAACTCTCTCTTCATCTGCACCCATGTCTTCGCCCCACTCTATGCTGACGCCTTTGCTCTGGAGGATATCAATTGCCTCATCGTAACTTATTCTCGGGAATGGCGGCTCCGTGTTCTTTAAGGTTGTGAAGTCTTTTCTGTATAGTTCAATTTCTTTTCTTCTCAGCTCTAAAGTCCGCTGAACCATGTAACTCACAAGCTCCTCCTCAACCTTCATGATATCCCAGAGGTCCATCCATGCAGCCTCAAGCTCGAGGTGCCAGAATTCTGTTAAGTGCCTCCTCGTTCTGCTCTTCTCTGCTCTGAAGCTCGGCGTTAGAGACCAGACCTTTTCAAGACCAAATATAGCTGCTTCAAGATAAAGCTGAGCTGATTGGCTCAGATAAGCGGTTTTATCAAAGTACTTTAGCTTAAATAGAGTAGCCCCACCCTCCACAGCGCCTGTGACCAATATTGGTGGGAACACCTCATACCAGCCGTCTTGAAGAAGCCATTCTCTTGCAGCTTGAATTAGAGTCGCTTTGACTTTCATTATTGCCGCAACTTTTGGGGATCTTAGATGGAGATGTCTTACATCCAGAAGAAATTCTGGACTTGCGTCCTTGGTAATCGGGAAAAACTCGACGTTTTGGATGACCTCAATCTTATCTGCCTGAATTTCAACTCCTCCAGGGGCCCTCTTATCTTGTTTAACGGTGCCCTCAATTACTACGCTTGACTCTATTCCGGTTTTCTTTGCAGTCTCATAAGCCTCTTTGCTAATTTCCTCTTTGAACACGGTTTGAATAATTCCACTTGAGTCTCTAAGTACTATAAACACCTTGTCTTTAATTTCTCTCTTTCTATACACCCAGCCAGCCAATCTAACTCTTTTTCCTTCCATCTCGGGTTTAACTTGAGCACAGTAAATTTTCTCAATCATAATCATCACCCCACAACTTTTTGAAAGTTGAACTGAGGGTTTATTAAACTAACCGTGAGCAGTGAAGAAAAGCCAACCCTCAATTTATCCACAGTACTAACGCTTTAACTTTCAATCTAAGCTCAATCAACATCGGCATTGTGCATCGAGTTTTCTTCAGATAATCATTATTTAAATTCTTTGCTATTTTAATTGGCAGAATGACAAAAAGCTTTAATATACTGTTAGCTGAAACTATTTCCCCCGCTGGAGGTGATAGGATGAAGGCAATACTTGCAAAGTACATTCTGGATGTTAACGGAGTAAGGGAGGACATGGCAGTTTTGATAGAGGGTAATAAAATCTATGATGTCATTCCGAAGGATAAGCTCAAAGAATATGATGTTGATGAAACTTTTGGTGGAGAGGGCTATCTCTTAATTCCCGGGCTTATTAATGCCCATACCCACGTAGCAATGACAAAATTTAGGGGAATCGGGGATGACTTGCCTCTGGATAAGTGGCTGAATGAAGTTATTTGGCCCATGGAAAAGGAGTGGAGCAAAAAGGAAATCCATAAATGGGCACTTATTGGAATTGCAGAGGCTATCGCCAACGGTTCAACAGTAATCAACGACCATTACTTCTTTGCGGATGAAATAGCCAAAGCAGCTCAAAAGCTTGGCATTAGAGCGTTCATTGGACAGACCATGATGGATTTAGTTGAATTTCCAATTGCAGAGCCAGAAGAGGGATTTAGGTTTTTTAAGAGATGGAAAGACAGAGATAAACTTGTTAAACCAGTATTAGCCCCACATGCAACTGACACGGTTTCTCTTGATCTTTTAAAAGAAATCAAAGAGTTCTCTGAAAACGAAAAGGCGTTAATTCATATGCACGTTTCCCAGAGCAGGGAAGAAGTTTTGAGAGTCAAAAGGAGAGAAGGAATCTTGCCCGTTGAATACCTCAAGAAAGCTGGAGTCTTAAATGAGAGCTTCATCGGCGTTCATGGCGTCTATCTGAGCGAAAAAGAAGTTGGGCTTTATGCAAAAAGTGGAGCAACGTTGGTGCATTGTGCAGTCAGTTTGGCAAAGCTTGAGGGAAGTATCGCACCAATAATTGATTTATGGGAAAAGGGAGGCAACATTGCACTTGGAAACGACTGTGCGGCTTCAAATAATTCACTTGACATGATCCAGGAGATGAAGTTTGCAGCGATACTAAATAAAGTCAGGAACCGTGATCCAACCAAAGCCTCAGCAAAGGACGTATTTTACTGGGCAACAGTTGGAGGAGCAAAAGCATTGAAAATTAAAGCGGGGCTGATAGAGAAAGGATATCTTGCAGATTTAGTTCTTATAAATATAAATAAGCTGCATTTTCTACCGAAGGCCAATATATTGTCGCATCTGGTGTACTCCGCCAAAGGAAGTGATGTTGAAATGGTCTTTGTGGACGGAGAGTTAATCTACCAGTTGGGAAACTTTACAAAAGAGCAAATCATTTTTTAAAATTATAGTTTTTTGTTTAATATATTAAGCAGTAAACCTTATATAGGATATTCTCCAAAAGATTCTGGTGCTCTTTGGATAAACTATAAGTATTTGGCATTATTATTTGGGGGGATTATAGTTGTTTATAGATCCCTTTGTAATCCGCTCTATTAACAGAAGTGAGCTCCGAAAGCGAATTCTCTTATATTTATACAACATATACCCTTCTTTTACGTATCTTGCTGAAATCGCAAGAGTTGTTCGTTCTGATCCTTCAAACGTAAAAGGTGCTCTTGTGGGGTTGGGGAATAGGTATAATGGACATAGTTCCCTTGTTAGCTTAGGATTAGTTGAAATAATTGAAGAAAATGGATTCAAATATTACAGACTTTCTGAATATGGGAAAAGAGTTGTTGAAATGCTGAAGTCATATCAATCATATTATAGGAAATTTATGTGAGGTGTAAAAAATGGAGTCGCTTGTCAAGAAAATTGATAAAAACATCTCAGCGATGATTCAGGTAGCTGTGCTAAACATACTAAAATTGGGAATGGAATACAGGATATTTAATAAACTAACTTCAAAGAAACATTATCTTGACATTCTAAACATGAGCTCCATCAAGAATAAACCTCTGCTAAAAGATCTCTTGGATACCTATGTTGAGATCGGAATAGTAGAGAGAACTCTAAATGAAATAAGAATGCGGGATTTTTCTTACACCATTACATTCAGCAGGGAGAGCATCAGCTATATACAACCAGATTGGATATCAGTATTCGAAGAAATGTATAAAATGACCACATACTCATTTATCAGCCCAGAGCATCCTAAGATTTTAATGGACTTTGATAAAGATGCAGATTTCTGGGATATGCGGCTTTCCCTAGAATTCAACAGTACTTACAGAAAGTTAATAGCATCCATAGGAAAGCTAAGAGACGAAATGACAGTTCTGGATTTGGGCTGTGGTTCTGTTTCTCCTGTAGAGATTGGAAAATTAGTAGGACCTAACGGAAAATACGTGGGTGTGGACTTCTCTCCGGGCATGTTAAGCATAGCAAAGAGTAGAATAAAAGAATTAGGACTCGATTGGGTAATCCTCAGGGAACTTGACATTAGGACAATGATCCCCCGCAGCAAATATGACATAATCATAATGAGCTTTGTTCTTGAGTACCTCCCCACGCTTTCACTTTTAAAAGTCATAGATACTGCCATGGCTGCGTTAAATGAGGGTGGGAAATTGATTATTATAGAGCCATTTAGAGAGAATTACCCGCAGATTGCCGCATGGGAGTTTTTTGAAAAACTAACAAAGGAGTTTACCAAATTTCCCAGCAAATCTGCGATAATAAATTCCCTCGAACAAACAAACTATAATTTTAGGCTTCATGAAATTGGAAAATCTGTTCTTGTTGTAGAAAAACTCTAATTTTATTTATTTTTCTAAATCTTGTTATTTACTTAATTTTTTGGTAAATACCTACATATGTAGGTACATCGCTATATGCTTATGCAAAAACAAAAAATTGATTTATATTCAAGACATAATATTATAAATTGCAAACTTTCCAAGGGAGGTGCCAAAAGATGGGATACCTCATAAAAAAGAGGAGAGGTGCCGTTGGTATCGGCACTTTGATTGTATTTATAGCCATGGTACTAGTAGCTGCAGTTGCTGCAGCCGTTTTGATTAACACAAGTGGGTACCTACAACAGAGAGCTGAAGCAACAGGAAGGCAAACGACAAAAGAAGTAGCAAGTGGGTTGAAAATTGACAGTGTTACAGGATATGCAAATGCTTCTAACACTATAAGTCACCTTGCTATCCAGATTTCACTCAATGCAGGAAGTGAACCCATTGATCTCACCCAAACCAAAATCTACATCAGCGATGGTAGCAACCAGATGGTTTATGCCTACGAGGGAAATGCCAAAGCATCCTTAACTGGACAACTGTTTGACTTTACTCTCAAACCATGGAGTGACCTAAAGACCAACTATACCAAGTTTGGTATTATAATTGTTCAGGATGCTGACAACTCCCTTAGTGGCAATGTCCCAACTTTGACCCCTGGAGACATAGTCATCCTCACGATTGACGCTTACAAGTCCCTTGGAGGCATTGGTCCGAGGACAGAAGTCACAATTGAAGTTAGGCCTGAGTTTGGTGCCCCAGGATTTACAAAATTTGTTACTCCAACTGCCTACGGGCTCAGTACTAATGACAAAGTTGTTGAACTCAAGTGATGCTTAATGTTTCTTTCGGCTTTTTACTACTTTTTTCATTAACCTTCCGGAGGGACAGAGAATGTCATTCTCATATCTAAAAGACAAATTCAAGAAAAAAACGGAGGGGAATGGAAAAGATAGTA
Above is a genomic segment from Thermococcus sp. SY098 containing:
- a CDS encoding flagellin → MGYLIKKRRGAVGIGTLIVFIAMVLVAAVAAAVLINTSGYLQQRAEATGRQTTKEVASGLKIDSVTGYANASNTISHLAIQISLNAGSEPIDLTQTKIYISDGSNQMVYAYEGNAKASLTGQLFDFTLKPWSDLKTNYTKFGIIIVQDADNSLSGNVPTLTPGDIVILTIDAYKSLGGIGPRTEVTIEVRPEFGAPGFTKFVTPTAYGLSTNDKVVELK
- the asnS gene encoding asparagine--tRNA ligase: MIEKIYCAQVKPEMEGKRVRLAGWVYRKREIKDKVFIVLRDSSGIIQTVFKEEISKEAYETAKKTGIESSVVIEGTVKQDKRAPGGVEIQADKIEVIQNVEFFPITKDASPEFLLDVRHLHLRSPKVAAIMKVKATLIQAAREWLLQDGWYEVFPPILVTGAVEGGATLFKLKYFDKTAYLSQSAQLYLEAAIFGLEKVWSLTPSFRAEKSRTRRHLTEFWHLELEAAWMDLWDIMKVEEELVSYMVQRTLELRRKEIELYRKDFTTLKNTEPPFPRISYDEAIDILQSKGVSIEWGEDMGADEERVLTEEFDRPFFVYGYPKHIKAFYMKEDPEDPRKVLAADMLAPEGYGEVIGGSQREDNYDKLVQRILEEGMDPKDYEWYLDLRKYGSVPHSGFGLGVERVVAWILNLDHVRWATLFPRTPTRLYP
- a CDS encoding class I SAM-dependent methyltransferase, whose product is MESLVKKIDKNISAMIQVAVLNILKLGMEYRIFNKLTSKKHYLDILNMSSIKNKPLLKDLLDTYVEIGIVERTLNEIRMRDFSYTITFSRESISYIQPDWISVFEEMYKMTTYSFISPEHPKILMDFDKDADFWDMRLSLEFNSTYRKLIASIGKLRDEMTVLDLGCGSVSPVEIGKLVGPNGKYVGVDFSPGMLSIAKSRIKELGLDWVILRELDIRTMIPRSKYDIIIMSFVLEYLPTLSLLKVIDTAMAALNEGGKLIIIEPFRENYPQIAAWEFFEKLTKEFTKFPSKSAIINSLEQTNYNFRLHEIGKSVLVVEKL
- a CDS encoding amidohydrolase, which codes for MKAILAKYILDVNGVREDMAVLIEGNKIYDVIPKDKLKEYDVDETFGGEGYLLIPGLINAHTHVAMTKFRGIGDDLPLDKWLNEVIWPMEKEWSKKEIHKWALIGIAEAIANGSTVINDHYFFADEIAKAAQKLGIRAFIGQTMMDLVEFPIAEPEEGFRFFKRWKDRDKLVKPVLAPHATDTVSLDLLKEIKEFSENEKALIHMHVSQSREEVLRVKRREGILPVEYLKKAGVLNESFIGVHGVYLSEKEVGLYAKSGATLVHCAVSLAKLEGSIAPIIDLWEKGGNIALGNDCAASNNSLDMIQEMKFAAILNKVRNRDPTKASAKDVFYWATVGGAKALKIKAGLIEKGYLADLVLININKLHFLPKANILSHLVYSAKGSDVEMVFVDGELIYQLGNFTKEQIIF
- a CDS encoding helix-turn-helix domain-containing protein, whose product is MFIDPFVIRSINRSELRKRILLYLYNIYPSFTYLAEIARVVRSDPSNVKGALVGLGNRYNGHSSLVSLGLVEIIEENGFKYYRLSEYGKRVVEMLKSYQSYYRKFM